Proteins from one Mycobacterium adipatum genomic window:
- a CDS encoding response regulator transcription factor, with the protein MIVDDHELFAEGLELLLTRDWGEKFVIGGRTTFVEEAAELVASCNADLAIVDLSMPPLGGVAAIRHIKSRHPGTRILALSGTEDQQLAEEALRAGADGFLSKTVRPDALAEPLATIAAGLRVVDPGLLDTLLSSTRKPAAAILDSLTPADLTLWTLLSTGMETAEIANRMLVSERTAKRMVASLLNKLGVSNRIAAAALAGRSGILDD; encoded by the coding sequence GTGATCGTCGACGACCACGAGTTGTTCGCCGAGGGTCTGGAACTGCTGCTGACCCGCGACTGGGGCGAGAAGTTCGTGATCGGCGGGCGCACCACCTTTGTCGAGGAGGCGGCCGAGTTGGTGGCCTCCTGCAATGCCGATCTGGCGATCGTGGATCTGTCCATGCCGCCGCTTGGTGGCGTGGCGGCCATCCGGCACATCAAATCGCGTCATCCCGGCACCCGCATCCTGGCGTTGTCCGGGACCGAGGATCAGCAGCTGGCCGAGGAGGCGTTGCGCGCCGGCGCGGACGGGTTCCTGTCCAAGACGGTGCGCCCGGATGCGCTGGCAGAGCCGCTGGCCACGATCGCGGCCGGGCTGCGGGTCGTCGACCCGGGCCTGCTGGACACGCTGCTGTCCAGCACCCGCAAGCCGGCCGCAGCGATCCTGGATTCCCTGACCCCGGCCGATCTGACGCTGTGGACGCTGCTGTCGACCGGCATGGAGACCGCGGAGATCGCCAACCGGATGCTGGTGTCCGAACGCACCGCCAAACGGATGGTGGCATCGCTGCTGAACAAGCTCGGTGTCAGCAATCGGATTGCCGCCGCGGCACTGGCCGGTCGCAGCGGCATCCTCGACGACTGA
- a CDS encoding Rieske 2Fe-2S domain-containing protein, with translation MTTETAGIREIDTGDLPDRYARGWHCLGPVKDYLDGKPHGVEIFGTMLVVFADSEGELKVLDGYCRHMGGNLAQGSIKGDTVACPFHDWRWGGDGKCKLVPYAKRTPRLARTRAWHTDVRGGLLFVWHDHEGNPPQPEVRIPEIPEFASDDWTDWRWNTMLIEGSNCREIIDNVTDMAHFFYIHYGLPTYFKNVFEGHIASQYLHNVGRADVSDLGTTYGEAHLDSEASYFGPSFMINWLHNNYGGFKAESILINCHYPVSQNSFVLQWGVIVEKPKGLDEKTTDKLARVFTEGVSKGFLQDVEIWKHKTRIDNPLLVEEDGAVYQMRRWYQQFYVDVADVTPDMTDRFEMEVDTTVANEKWAVEVQENLQEQENLKQAEQKESAEQPS, from the coding sequence GTGACTACCGAGACTGCCGGCATCAGAGAGATCGACACCGGCGACCTGCCCGACCGCTACGCACGCGGATGGCACTGCCTGGGGCCGGTGAAGGATTACCTGGACGGCAAACCGCACGGCGTCGAGATCTTCGGCACCATGCTGGTGGTGTTCGCCGACTCCGAGGGCGAACTCAAGGTCCTCGACGGCTACTGCCGGCACATGGGCGGAAACCTCGCGCAAGGCTCCATCAAGGGCGACACCGTGGCCTGCCCGTTCCACGACTGGCGCTGGGGCGGCGACGGCAAGTGCAAGCTGGTGCCCTATGCCAAGCGCACCCCGCGACTGGCCCGCACCCGTGCCTGGCACACCGATGTGCGCGGCGGCCTGCTGTTCGTGTGGCATGACCATGAGGGCAACCCACCGCAGCCCGAGGTCCGTATCCCGGAGATCCCCGAGTTCGCCAGCGACGACTGGACCGACTGGCGGTGGAACACGATGCTCATCGAGGGCAGCAACTGCCGCGAGATCATCGACAACGTGACCGATATGGCGCACTTCTTCTATATTCACTACGGGCTGCCGACATACTTCAAGAACGTCTTCGAAGGACATATCGCCAGCCAGTACCTGCACAACGTGGGCCGCGCGGACGTCAGCGACCTGGGCACCACCTACGGCGAGGCGCATCTGGATTCGGAGGCGTCGTACTTCGGCCCGTCCTTCATGATCAACTGGCTGCACAACAACTACGGCGGTTTCAAGGCCGAGTCCATCCTGATCAACTGCCATTACCCGGTCAGCCAGAACTCCTTCGTGCTGCAGTGGGGGGTGATCGTCGAGAAGCCCAAGGGCCTCGACGAGAAGACCACCGACAAGCTGGCCCGGGTGTTCACCGAAGGTGTCTCCAAGGGCTTCCTGCAGGACGTCGAGATCTGGAAGCACAAGACCCGCATCGACAATCCGCTGCTCGTCGAAGAGGATGGCGCCGTCTACCAGATGCGCCGCTGGTATCAGCAGTTCTACGTCGACGTCGCCGATGTCACCCCGGATATGACGGACCGCTTCGAGATGGAGGTCGACACCACCGTCGCCAACGAGAAGTGGGCCGTCGAAGTCCAGGAGAACCTGCAAGAGCAGGAGAACCTCAAGCAGGCAGAACAGAAGGAATCGGCGGAGCAGCCGAGCTGA
- a CDS encoding IclR family transcriptional regulator, which produces MSSPEPSRRASPPTERVVAVLEFLARHPHDRFGLSELSRRVDLSKPTCLGILTTLTEAGYLVRDAGETSRDKTYRLGPALITLGHIAQESLRVSPAARDELRRLSETFGATAALSGVVDDRITLLDLVAPPGTPATVRVGQSYPFAPPVGLMFVLWDDHAVREWLHKQPTIPLRTDTARFERVISECRSAGYLVERLTPGGRRLYALMAGMSNRLPDELRALLGELVSDIGERVYLRGEDDPEARHDISVIAAPVHDHHQRQVMVATMQIGHALTDDEIDSRASALVETADAVTRSLGGVKATW; this is translated from the coding sequence ATGTCTTCCCCCGAGCCGTCCCGCCGCGCATCGCCGCCCACCGAGCGGGTGGTGGCGGTGCTGGAGTTCCTTGCCCGCCATCCCCATGACCGCTTCGGGCTCTCCGAACTCTCCCGCCGCGTCGATCTGAGCAAGCCGACCTGCCTGGGCATCCTCACCACCCTCACCGAGGCCGGCTACCTGGTACGTGACGCCGGCGAGACAAGTCGCGACAAGACCTACCGACTGGGCCCGGCGTTGATCACTCTCGGGCACATCGCGCAGGAGTCGTTGCGCGTCAGTCCTGCGGCCAGGGACGAACTGCGCCGGTTGTCGGAGACCTTCGGCGCCACGGCCGCATTGTCGGGCGTGGTCGACGACCGCATCACCCTGCTCGACCTGGTCGCCCCGCCGGGCACGCCGGCCACCGTGCGGGTCGGGCAGAGCTACCCGTTCGCGCCGCCGGTCGGCCTGATGTTCGTGCTGTGGGATGACCACGCGGTGCGCGAGTGGCTGCACAAACAGCCCACCATCCCGTTGCGTACCGACACCGCTCGCTTCGAACGGGTGATCAGCGAATGCCGCAGCGCGGGTTACCTGGTGGAGCGGCTCACCCCCGGCGGTAGGCGGCTCTACGCACTGATGGCCGGGATGTCCAACCGGTTACCCGACGAACTGCGGGCGTTGTTGGGCGAACTCGTCTCCGATATCGGCGAACGTGTGTACCTGCGCGGTGAGGATGACCCCGAGGCGCGCCATGACATCAGCGTCATCGCCGCCCCCGTCCACGACCATCACCAACGCCAGGTGATGGTGGCCACCATGCAGATCGGCCATGCGCTCACCGACGACGAGATCGACAGCCGGGCGTCGGCCCTGGTCGAGACCGCGGACGCGGTCACTCGGTCACTGGGCGGTGTCAAGGCGACCTGGTAG
- a CDS encoding sensor histidine kinase: MNRVPADTALDGYGLARVVVAVRVAVVVSVAVLVAVGPDWMSAHAATTAAVLAAALLYASVLLALPRYEVRRTRFAWLVSTVDVAFTLALIALTGGAASPVSSVLALVVIGSAARLPLRECLLLSAAVGVGYLAVVLSVGAGHTVLAPWLLGLWGALYVVFTALMSGGLSRLLEHEHRSRVRALVASDPAFGDGPASQLVRRHTRHLADMLDALSDVNLSRRPAFSTGRVRRVDVADLIAEAGDAVGLRPPRLRVTVGGDVSGVQIDAQGLRRVLTNLLENASRHGRDRPIDVVCEREGDQLHCAVHDRGPGVPEHAIGELTGKFVSLSDRRGTAGLGLWIVAQIIEALGGTLAFRTREEGGLSASFTVPIG, encoded by the coding sequence ATGAACAGGGTGCCGGCGGATACCGCGCTGGACGGCTATGGTCTGGCCCGGGTCGTCGTCGCGGTCCGGGTCGCGGTGGTGGTGTCGGTCGCGGTGCTGGTGGCGGTCGGTCCGGACTGGATGAGCGCGCACGCCGCAACCACTGCGGCGGTGCTGGCGGCCGCGCTGCTCTACGCCTCGGTATTGCTGGCCCTGCCCCGGTACGAAGTGCGTCGGACCCGCTTCGCCTGGTTGGTGTCCACCGTGGATGTGGCGTTCACGCTGGCGCTGATCGCCTTGACCGGCGGGGCGGCGAGCCCGGTGTCCTCGGTGCTGGCGCTGGTGGTGATCGGCTCGGCGGCCCGGTTGCCGCTACGGGAGTGCCTGCTGCTCTCCGCCGCGGTGGGCGTCGGCTACCTGGCCGTGGTGCTAAGCGTCGGTGCGGGCCACACGGTGTTGGCGCCGTGGCTGTTGGGGCTGTGGGGTGCGCTCTACGTCGTATTCACGGCCCTGATGAGCGGAGGGTTGTCCCGGTTGCTGGAACACGAGCACCGGTCCCGGGTGCGCGCGCTGGTGGCGTCCGACCCGGCCTTCGGCGACGGCCCGGCGAGCCAGCTCGTCCGGCGGCACACCCGCCACCTGGCCGACATGCTCGACGCGCTCTCCGACGTCAACCTGTCGCGGCGGCCCGCCTTCTCCACCGGGCGGGTGCGTCGGGTGGACGTCGCCGACCTGATCGCCGAGGCCGGTGACGCCGTCGGGCTACGGCCGCCCCGACTGCGGGTCACCGTCGGAGGCGACGTCTCCGGCGTCCAGATCGACGCCCAGGGCCTCCGCCGGGTACTGACGAACTTGTTGGAGAACGCCTCCCGGCACGGCCGCGACCGCCCCATCGACGTCGTGTGCGAACGCGAAGGCGACCAACTGCACTGCGCGGTTCACGACCGCGGTCCGGGCGTGCCCGAGCATGCCATCGGGGAGCTGACCGGCAAGTTCGTCAGCCTGTCCGACCGGCGGGGCACCGCCGGACTGGGGCTGTGGATCGTGGCGCAGATCATCGAAGCTCTCGGTGGGACCCTGGCGTTCCGCACTCGCGAGGAGGGCGGGCTGAGCGCGTCGTTCACGGTCCCGATCGGCTGA
- a CDS encoding NDMA-dependent alcohol dehydrogenase, with protein MKTKAAVLWGLHQKWEVTELELDAPKAREVLVKLTASGLCHSDDHLVTGDMPMNLPVVGGHEGAGVVADVGPGVTEVEVGDHVVLSFIPACGRCTECARGRSNLCVYGAAIVAGPQLDGTFRFHGRGADIGQMCVLGTFSEYTVVPIASVVKVDKDIPLDKAALVGCGVTTGYGAAVRTGEARDGDTVVVMGVGGLGINAVQGAALAGARHVIALDPVAYKRERSFEFGATHAAADVAEAQALIADITRGTMADVCVVTTDSGEGAYVAQALSLVGKRGRVVMTAIPHPTDTTVDMSLFDLTLYEKQVRGSLFGSSNPRLDIPRMLELYRAGRIKLDELITREYTLDEINQGYEDMHDGRNLRGVIRF; from the coding sequence GTGAAGACGAAAGCCGCTGTGCTGTGGGGCCTGCACCAGAAGTGGGAGGTCACCGAACTCGAACTCGACGCGCCCAAGGCCCGAGAGGTCCTGGTCAAGCTGACCGCCAGCGGCCTGTGCCATTCCGATGACCACCTGGTCACCGGGGACATGCCGATGAACCTGCCGGTGGTCGGCGGTCACGAGGGCGCCGGTGTGGTCGCCGACGTGGGCCCGGGTGTCACCGAGGTCGAGGTCGGCGATCACGTGGTGCTCAGCTTCATCCCGGCCTGCGGGCGCTGCACCGAATGCGCCCGCGGCCGCAGCAACCTCTGCGTGTACGGGGCGGCCATCGTCGCCGGGCCGCAGCTCGATGGCACCTTCCGGTTCCATGGCCGTGGCGCCGATATCGGCCAGATGTGCGTGCTGGGCACCTTCTCGGAGTACACCGTGGTGCCGATCGCCTCGGTGGTCAAGGTGGACAAGGACATTCCGCTGGACAAGGCGGCGCTCGTCGGCTGCGGTGTGACCACCGGCTACGGCGCCGCGGTGCGCACCGGTGAGGCCCGCGACGGCGACACCGTGGTGGTCATGGGTGTCGGTGGGCTCGGCATCAACGCCGTGCAGGGCGCGGCGCTGGCCGGTGCCCGGCACGTGATCGCCCTGGACCCGGTGGCCTACAAGCGCGAGCGGTCCTTCGAATTCGGCGCCACCCATGCCGCGGCCGACGTCGCCGAGGCCCAGGCGCTGATCGCCGACATCACCCGCGGCACCATGGCCGACGTCTGCGTGGTGACCACCGACAGCGGCGAGGGCGCCTACGTGGCGCAGGCGCTGAGCCTGGTCGGCAAGCGCGGGCGCGTGGTGATGACCGCGATCCCGCATCCCACCGACACGACCGTGGACATGTCGTTGTTCGACCTCACCCTGTACGAGAAGCAGGTCAGGGGATCCCTTTTCGGTTCGTCGAATCCGCGGCTGGACATCCCGCGGATGCTTGAGCTCTACCGGGCGGGCCGCATCAAGCTCGACGAGTTGATCACCCGCGAGTACACCCTCGACGAGATCAACCAGGGCTATGAGGACATGCACGATGGGCGCAATCTGCGCGGGGTGATCAGGTTCTGA
- a CDS encoding aldehyde dehydrogenase family protein, which yields MTEIRHYRMYIDGAWQDAAESIEVHSPATGELVATVAYGDVATVDAAVSAAKAAHESGVWRNTSPQQRADILDAIADNLAARADALTVLQVAENGATLRGAGAFLIGYAIANLKYFASQARSYQFQTSGPLIEAPTLASGLIIREPVGVCAGIIPWNFPLLLAVWKLGPALAAGNTVVLKPDDQTPLTLLELARAADEVGLPPGVLNVVTGPGPVVGARLAEHPDVRKIAFTGSTEVGKSVMRAAADNVKKVTLELGGKGANIVLDDADFDTAVDGSLFAFLVMSGQACESGTRLLVHESVHDEFVDRLVARAQTLVMGDPMSAATDLGPLVSAKQKARVEKYIALGQEEGCKVAFQGNIPTDPALAEGHWVPATILTGATNKMRIAREEIFGPVLVVIPFRDDDEAVAIANDSEYGLSAGVWSTDSGRALGIARRLESGTVWINDWHMINAMYPFGGVKQSGLGRELGPDALDEYTEPKFVHVDLTNDRRKRAYAIVVSADLAE from the coding sequence ATGACCGAGATCCGGCACTACCGGATGTACATCGACGGCGCCTGGCAAGACGCCGCCGAGTCGATCGAGGTACACAGCCCGGCCACCGGCGAACTGGTCGCCACGGTCGCCTACGGTGACGTGGCCACCGTGGATGCCGCAGTGTCCGCGGCCAAGGCCGCCCATGAGTCCGGGGTGTGGCGCAACACGTCGCCGCAGCAGCGCGCCGACATCCTCGACGCCATCGCCGACAATCTGGCCGCCCGCGCCGACGCGCTCACCGTGCTGCAGGTGGCCGAGAACGGGGCGACGCTGCGGGGTGCGGGGGCGTTCCTGATCGGTTATGCCATTGCGAATCTGAAATACTTTGCATCGCAGGCCCGCAGCTATCAGTTCCAGACCAGCGGACCGCTGATCGAGGCCCCGACGCTGGCGTCGGGCCTGATCATCCGGGAACCCGTCGGGGTGTGTGCCGGCATCATCCCGTGGAACTTCCCGCTGCTGCTGGCGGTGTGGAAGCTGGGTCCGGCGCTGGCCGCCGGCAATACGGTGGTGCTCAAACCGGATGACCAGACCCCGCTGACACTGCTCGAACTCGCCCGTGCCGCAGACGAAGTCGGGTTGCCACCGGGTGTCCTCAACGTGGTGACCGGTCCCGGTCCGGTGGTGGGGGCACGGCTGGCCGAACACCCCGATGTCCGCAAGATCGCGTTCACCGGGTCGACCGAGGTCGGCAAGTCCGTGATGCGCGCCGCCGCCGACAACGTCAAGAAGGTCACCCTGGAATTGGGTGGTAAGGGCGCCAATATCGTGCTCGACGACGCCGATTTCGACACCGCGGTGGACGGGTCGCTGTTCGCCTTTCTGGTGATGAGCGGGCAGGCCTGCGAGTCGGGCACCCGGCTGCTGGTGCACGAATCCGTGCACGACGAATTCGTCGACCGCCTGGTGGCGCGGGCGCAGACGCTGGTGATGGGTGACCCGATGAGCGCGGCTACCGACCTGGGCCCGCTGGTGTCGGCCAAGCAGAAGGCCCGGGTGGAGAAGTACATCGCGCTCGGCCAGGAAGAGGGCTGCAAGGTCGCCTTCCAGGGCAACATTCCGACGGATCCGGCCCTGGCCGAAGGGCATTGGGTGCCCGCGACCATCCTCACCGGGGCGACCAACAAGATGCGGATCGCCCGCGAGGAGATCTTCGGCCCGGTACTGGTGGTGATCCCGTTCCGCGATGACGACGAGGCGGTCGCGATCGCCAACGACAGCGAATACGGGCTCTCAGCGGGGGTGTGGAGCACCGACAGCGGCCGTGCCCTCGGGATCGCCCGCCGGCTGGAGTCGGGCACCGTGTGGATCAACGACTGGCACATGATCAACGCCATGTACCCGTTCGGTGGGGTGAAGCAGAGCGGTCTGGGCCGCGAACTGGGTCCCGATGCCCTCGACGAGTACACCGAGCCCAAGTTCGTCCATGTCGACCTGACCAACGACCGCCGCAAGCGGGCCTACGCCATCGTGGTGTCGGCGGATCTCGCCGAATAG
- a CDS encoding cytochrome P450, producing MTTAFPETTHGDIDLSDRDFWAKHPAERDAAFAVLRREDPVAWSRPADSDLLPPEQNLKGFWSLTKHEDIRYASRHPEIFSSAQGITMEDFPPELISIAQSFIAMDAPRHTQLRGITMNAFKPRNMLRLQDWIQGHARDLISEMADLGEGDFVELVSVKLPGRIFGSFFGLPEGEIHEKTINAAQRVVGWTDPEVCGDRTAIELFAGAVMDLHETVTTLLPERRANPGDDLLSWMVQAEFDGEKMTDDELKAFFTLLAVAANDTTRHASAQAIYAFSQNPEQRDLLVADVEGRVDAAVEEALRWASPLLHMRRTAIQDVTLRGKEIKAGDKVVLWYSSANRDEDVFEDPFTFDITRKSNPHLAFGGGGPHFCLGAALARTMLRSLLTEVYTRIPDITATEPKFQVANFINGINSLPATWTPEGKNA from the coding sequence ATGACCACTGCGTTCCCCGAGACCACCCACGGTGACATCGATCTGAGTGACCGCGATTTCTGGGCCAAACATCCCGCCGAGCGGGACGCCGCCTTCGCGGTGCTGCGCAGGGAGGACCCGGTGGCCTGGAGCCGGCCCGCCGACTCCGACCTGCTGCCGCCCGAGCAGAACCTCAAGGGGTTCTGGTCGCTGACCAAGCACGAGGACATCCGGTACGCCAGCCGCCATCCCGAGATCTTCTCCTCGGCGCAGGGCATCACCATGGAGGACTTCCCGCCGGAGCTGATCTCCATCGCGCAGTCCTTCATCGCGATGGACGCGCCGCGGCACACCCAGTTGCGCGGCATCACCATGAATGCGTTCAAACCGCGCAACATGCTCCGTCTGCAGGACTGGATTCAGGGCCACGCCCGGGACCTGATCAGCGAGATGGCCGACCTCGGTGAGGGCGACTTCGTCGAATTGGTCTCGGTGAAGCTGCCGGGCCGCATCTTCGGCAGCTTCTTCGGTCTGCCGGAGGGCGAGATCCACGAGAAGACCATCAACGCCGCGCAGCGCGTGGTGGGCTGGACCGACCCCGAGGTCTGCGGCGACCGTACCGCGATCGAACTGTTCGCCGGCGCGGTGATGGATCTGCACGAGACGGTGACCACGCTGCTGCCCGAGCGCCGCGCCAATCCCGGTGACGACCTGCTCTCATGGATGGTGCAGGCCGAATTCGACGGTGAGAAGATGACCGACGACGAACTCAAGGCGTTCTTCACGCTGCTGGCGGTGGCCGCCAACGACACCACCAGACATGCCTCGGCACAGGCGATCTACGCGTTCTCCCAGAATCCCGAGCAGCGTGATCTGCTGGTCGCCGATGTCGAAGGACGGGTCGACGCCGCGGTCGAGGAGGCCCTGCGCTGGGCGTCACCGCTGCTGCACATGCGGCGCACCGCGATCCAGGACGTCACCCTTCGCGGCAAGGAGATCAAGGCCGGCGACAAGGTGGTGCTGTGGTACAGCTCGGCCAATCGTGACGAGGACGTGTTCGAGGACCCGTTCACCTTCGACATCACCCGCAAGTCGAACCCGCACCTCGCATTCGGGGGTGGCGGTCCGCACTTCTGCCTGGGTGCTGCGCTGGCCCGCACCATGCTGCGCTCGCTGCTGACCGAGGTCTACACCCGCATCCCGGACATCACCGCGACCGAACCCAAGTTCCAGGTCGCCAACTTCATCAACGGCATCAACAGCCTGCCGGCCACCTGGACCCCCGAAGGGAAGAACGCGTGA
- a CDS encoding ferredoxin translates to MRIEVDVTLCEGHGQCLMAAPQVFDLPDGADHVVVLDADPPERERDAVVRAAAMCPAQALSIS, encoded by the coding sequence ATGAGAATCGAAGTCGATGTCACGCTGTGCGAGGGTCATGGCCAGTGCCTGATGGCCGCACCGCAGGTGTTCGATCTCCCCGACGGCGCCGACCATGTCGTGGTGCTCGATGCGGATCCCCCGGAGCGGGAACGCGACGCCGTGGTGCGCGCCGCCGCCATGTGCCCGGCGCAGGCGTTGTCGATCAGCTGA
- a CDS encoding gamma carbonic anhydrase family protein: MPVYSFEGRVPRIDQEAFIAPTATLIGDVTVEAGASVWFNTVLRADFAPIVIRADANVQDGSVLHAPPGIPVDIGPGATIGHACVVHGAHIGADAVVANHATVLDGVIIGARSLVAAHALVVPGTKIPDEVVVAGAPAKIRGPVAGTGAERWVKTSSEIYRELALRYRAGLKEM, from the coding sequence ATGCCGGTTTACTCGTTTGAAGGTCGGGTCCCCAGAATCGACCAGGAGGCGTTCATCGCGCCCACGGCGACGCTGATCGGCGACGTCACGGTCGAAGCCGGCGCCTCGGTGTGGTTCAACACGGTGCTGCGCGCGGACTTCGCGCCGATCGTGATCCGCGCCGATGCCAACGTGCAGGACGGGTCGGTGCTGCACGCCCCGCCGGGGATCCCCGTCGATATCGGGCCCGGCGCAACCATCGGGCACGCCTGCGTCGTGCACGGCGCGCATATCGGCGCCGACGCCGTCGTCGCGAACCATGCCACCGTGCTCGACGGCGTGATCATCGGCGCCCGCAGCCTGGTGGCCGCGCATGCGCTGGTGGTTCCCGGCACCAAGATCCCCGACGAGGTGGTGGTCGCCGGGGCCCCGGCCAAGATCCGCGGCCCGGTCGCGGGTACCGGCGCCGAACGATGGGTGAAGACCAGCTCGGAGATCTACCGCGAGCTGGCGCTGCGGTACCGCGCCGGGCTCAAGGAAATGTGA
- a CDS encoding SDR family oxidoreductase: MAGLLQDKVVVISGVGPALGTTLARRCAEEGADLILAARTVERLEDVAGQVTALGRRALAVGTDITDDAQVANLVAVSMAEFGKVDVLINNAFRVPSMKPFAKTSFEHIRETIELTVLGALRLIQGFTPALTDANGSVVNVNSMVVRHSDPKQGAYKMAKSALLAMSQSLASELGEAGIRVNSVLPGYIWGGTLQSYFEHQAGKYGTTVEEIYKAAAANSDLKKLPTEDEVASAILFMASDLSSGITGQTLDVNCGEYKF; encoded by the coding sequence ATGGCGGGTCTCTTGCAGGACAAGGTTGTCGTCATCAGCGGGGTGGGTCCGGCGCTGGGCACCACCTTGGCCCGCCGTTGTGCCGAGGAAGGCGCCGACCTCATCCTCGCCGCGCGCACCGTCGAACGCCTGGAGGATGTCGCCGGCCAGGTCACCGCCCTGGGGCGGCGCGCCCTGGCGGTCGGCACCGACATCACCGACGACGCCCAGGTGGCGAATCTGGTCGCAGTCTCCATGGCGGAGTTCGGCAAGGTCGACGTGCTGATCAACAACGCCTTCCGGGTGCCCTCGATGAAACCTTTCGCCAAGACCAGTTTCGAGCATATTCGCGAGACCATCGAGCTGACGGTGCTCGGCGCTCTGCGGCTGATCCAGGGCTTCACCCCGGCGCTCACGGATGCCAACGGCTCGGTGGTGAATGTGAACTCGATGGTGGTCCGGCATTCCGACCCCAAACAGGGTGCCTACAAGATGGCGAAGTCCGCGCTGCTGGCCATGTCGCAGTCGCTGGCCAGCGAGCTGGGGGAAGCCGGCATCCGGGTGAACTCGGTTCTGCCCGGCTATATCTGGGGCGGCACTCTGCAGAGCTACTTCGAGCACCAGGCCGGCAAATACGGCACCACCGTCGAGGAGATCTACAAGGCGGCCGCGGCCAACAGCGACCTGAAGAAGCTGCCGACCGAGGACGAGGTGGCCTCGGCGATTCTGTTCATGGCCAGCGATCTGTCCAGTGGCATCACCGGGCAGACTCTGGATGTCAACTGCGGGGAGTACAAGTTCTGA
- a CDS encoding sulfotransferase family protein gives MARTNVGTVEDLHASATKACGLDDFGDDSDNYKEALAVLLDAYQRDADLTELGSKMQRFFVRNALVARLVSEAAFKQYPQHADVPIERPIFVTGLPRTGTTVIHRLLTADPRHQGLELWLAEFPQPRPPRETWSQNPVFAQLDAQFSKAHEENPDYTGLHYMTADEVEECWQLLRQSLHSVSYETLAHIPTYSRWLAQQDWTKPYQRHRRNLQLIGLNEPEKRWVLKNPSHLFALDALFATYPDALVVQCHRPAETIMASMCSLAQHTTEGWSNSFSGSVIGEDSLETWSRGLELFNAERAKHDPAQFCDVDYFEFVKDPVGAVEGIYRTFGIEFTDDARRAISESHEASKKGPRAPKHTYSLSDYGLTDEQVKERFKGL, from the coding sequence ATGGCGCGGACGAATGTGGGAACCGTCGAAGATCTGCACGCATCGGCGACCAAGGCCTGTGGGCTCGACGATTTCGGTGATGACAGCGACAACTACAAGGAGGCGCTCGCCGTCCTTTTGGACGCCTATCAGCGCGATGCCGACCTGACCGAACTCGGCAGCAAGATGCAGCGCTTCTTCGTGCGCAACGCACTTGTGGCCCGGCTGGTGTCCGAGGCGGCCTTCAAGCAGTATCCGCAACATGCGGATGTGCCGATCGAGCGACCGATCTTCGTGACCGGCCTGCCGCGGACCGGAACCACCGTGATTCACCGTCTGCTCACCGCAGACCCGCGGCACCAAGGTCTGGAGCTCTGGCTCGCCGAGTTTCCGCAGCCGCGTCCACCGCGCGAGACCTGGTCGCAGAACCCGGTGTTCGCCCAACTCGACGCCCAGTTCAGCAAGGCGCACGAGGAGAACCCGGACTACACCGGCTTGCACTACATGACCGCCGACGAGGTCGAGGAGTGCTGGCAGCTGTTGCGGCAGTCCCTGCATTCGGTGTCGTATGAGACGCTGGCGCACATCCCCACCTATTCGCGTTGGCTCGCCCAGCAGGATTGGACCAAGCCCTACCAGCGGCACCGCCGCAACCTTCAGCTGATCGGCCTCAACGAACCCGAGAAGCGTTGGGTGCTGAAGAATCCCAGCCACCTGTTTGCCCTCGACGCACTGTTCGCCACCTATCCCGATGCGCTGGTGGTGCAGTGCCACCGGCCGGCCGAGACGATCATGGCCTCGATGTGTTCGCTTGCCCAGCACACCACCGAAGGCTGGTCGAACAGCTTCTCCGGCAGTGTGATCGGTGAGGATTCGCTGGAGACCTGGTCGCGAGGACTGGAGCTGTTCAACGCCGAACGTGCCAAGCATGATCCCGCGCAGTTCTGCGATGTCGACTACTTCGAGTTCGTCAAGGACCCGGTCGGTGCGGTGGAGGGGATCTACCGCACCTTCGGTATCGAATTCACCGACGACGCGCGGCGGGCGATCTCCGAGAGTCACGAGGCGAGCAAGAAGGGGCCGCGCGCACCCAAGCACACGTATTCGCTGAGCGACTACGGGCTCACCGATGAGCAGGTCAAGGAGCGGTTCAAGGGGCTCTGA